One genomic window of Pseudomonas aeruginosa includes the following:
- a CDS encoding glycine cleavage system protein R, with translation MSTSQPREQFLLISALGPNPMELTTLLCRACVESRCAVVSSRLTRHGEFSALVLQISGSWDALARLEGSLPALTKRGDITLSMTRSNAHVTRAQALPYVAYVSAVYRPDILNELCQFFIDHNIELENLTCDTYQAPHTNTTMLNATITVTLPAGTQISWLRDQFLDFADALNLDALIEPWRPQHP, from the coding sequence ATGTCCACCAGCCAACCCCGCGAACAATTCCTTCTGATCAGCGCCCTCGGCCCCAATCCGATGGAGCTGACCACCCTGCTCTGCCGCGCCTGCGTCGAGAGCCGCTGCGCCGTGGTCAGCAGCCGCCTGACCCGCCACGGAGAGTTCAGCGCCCTGGTGCTGCAGATCTCCGGAAGCTGGGATGCCCTCGCCCGCCTCGAGGGCAGCCTGCCGGCCCTCACCAAGCGCGGCGACATCACCCTCAGCATGACCCGCAGCAACGCTCACGTGACCCGCGCCCAGGCGTTGCCTTACGTGGCCTATGTCAGCGCGGTGTATCGCCCGGACATCCTCAACGAACTCTGCCAGTTCTTCATCGACCACAACATCGAGCTGGAGAACCTGACCTGCGACACCTACCAGGCGCCGCACACCAACACCACCATGCTCAACGCCACGATTACCGTGACGCTGCCCGCCGGCACCCAGATCAGTTGGCTGCGCGACCAGTTCCTGGACTTCGCCGACGCCCTGAACCTGGATGCCCTGATCGAACCCTGGCGCCCCCAACACCCCTGA